One Pseudodesulfovibrio cashew DNA window includes the following coding sequences:
- a CDS encoding M24 family metallopeptidase, whose translation MFETNRTIPLDELTRRQDAVRKHLRNVAPEAGGILVFSRLNIYYLTGTFGQGVLWLPLSGEPVLLIRKGIDRARLESPLGHIATFKSYSELAPLCAEAGSPLTKTLAAVQAGLTWQLGNLLAAKLKEHVILPGDHAVALAKMVKSEFELEILRRCGELHHRSLYEVLPSRLKPGMTEREISHLAWETFFEAGHMGILRMQAHGEEAFLGHVAAGDSGNYPSSFNGPLGLRGEHPGSALMGSAAKVWKLGEPLMLDIGFQIEGYHTDKTQAYFAGPASAIPDEVRRAHEFCIEVQKWLCATAAPGVTPAELYLHCLAMAEEQGYAEGFMGLGDNQVPFVGHGIGLTIDEFPPIAKGFDIPLEQGMVLAFEPKQGIPGVAMVGVENTFEITADGCRCISGDAYDMVPVE comes from the coding sequence ATGTTTGAGACCAACCGTACCATTCCTCTCGACGAATTGACCAGGCGGCAGGACGCCGTGCGCAAACACCTGCGGAACGTCGCCCCCGAAGCCGGGGGCATTCTCGTCTTTTCCCGCCTGAATATCTACTACCTGACCGGTACTTTCGGGCAGGGTGTGCTTTGGCTTCCCCTCTCCGGCGAACCGGTGCTTCTTATCCGCAAGGGCATAGACCGCGCCCGCCTGGAATCACCTCTCGGGCACATCGCCACCTTCAAGTCCTACTCGGAACTCGCACCGCTGTGCGCTGAGGCGGGCAGCCCACTGACCAAGACCCTGGCGGCGGTCCAGGCCGGTCTCACCTGGCAGCTCGGCAACCTGCTGGCCGCCAAACTCAAGGAGCATGTCATTCTGCCGGGTGATCATGCCGTGGCCCTGGCCAAGATGGTCAAGTCGGAGTTCGAATTGGAAATCTTGCGCCGCTGCGGGGAGTTGCATCACCGCAGCCTTTACGAGGTCCTGCCCTCGCGACTGAAGCCGGGCATGACAGAACGCGAGATATCCCACTTGGCCTGGGAGACATTCTTCGAAGCTGGACACATGGGCATCCTGCGTATGCAGGCCCACGGCGAGGAGGCGTTTCTCGGGCATGTCGCTGCCGGAGATTCCGGCAACTACCCCAGTTCGTTCAACGGCCCGCTGGGGCTGCGGGGCGAGCACCCGGGCTCTGCGCTCATGGGCAGCGCGGCCAAGGTTTGGAAGCTGGGCGAACCGTTGATGCTCGACATCGGCTTCCAGATCGAGGGCTACCATACGGACAAGACCCAGGCCTATTTCGCAGGACCAGCCTCGGCAATTCCGGATGAAGTGCGACGGGCGCATGAGTTCTGCATCGAGGTCCAGAAGTGGCTGTGCGCCACTGCCGCGCCCGGTGTCACTCCGGCCGAACTCTATCTTCATTGCCTCGCCATGGCCGAGGAGCAGGGATATGCCGAGGGGTTCATGGGATTGGGCGACAATCAGGTTCCATTCGTAGGACACGGCATCGGTCTGACCATTGACGAATTCCCGCCTATCGCCAAGGGGTTCGATATCCCGCTGGAGCAAGGCATGGTCTTGGCCTTTGAGCCCAAGCAGGGGATTCCCGGTGTGGCCATGGTCGGCGTGGAGAATACCTTTGAGATCACGGCGGACGGTTGCCGTTGCATCAGCGGCGACGCCTACGACATGGTGCCCGTGGAGTAA
- a CDS encoding tRNA lysidine(34) synthetase, with the protein MASWGKLTFAQKKCVTATGKLMQKTDMVSHGARIGVAASGGVDSFLMLKVLTIRKAIMPFPVELMALHVNAGFDPTSHAPLVDWCADHGISAHIELTDYGPRAHTEENRKNSPCFYCSMLRRKRLFELCREYNLTHLAFGHNADDNVVTFFMNILQNGRADGLKANDAFFGGELQVIRPTMLLDKATVKKAAAQWELPVWENTCPSNGSTKRDDIHEWLRLAWKGDKRIKHNVFNAITRQQVDLTSKKV; encoded by the coding sequence ATGGCCTCCTGGGGCAAACTGACCTTCGCGCAAAAAAAATGCGTGACCGCAACGGGCAAACTCATGCAGAAGACCGACATGGTCTCTCATGGTGCCCGCATCGGAGTGGCCGCCTCGGGCGGCGTCGACTCCTTCCTCATGCTCAAGGTATTGACCATCCGCAAGGCGATCATGCCCTTCCCCGTAGAGCTGATGGCTCTGCACGTCAACGCGGGCTTCGATCCGACTTCTCACGCCCCGCTCGTGGACTGGTGTGCCGACCACGGCATCTCCGCCCACATAGAACTGACGGACTATGGCCCGCGCGCTCACACCGAGGAAAACCGCAAGAACTCCCCCTGTTTTTATTGTAGTATGCTGCGCAGGAAACGGCTCTTTGAACTCTGTCGGGAGTACAACTTGACTCACCTCGCCTTCGGCCATAACGCAGACGACAACGTCGTCACGTTCTTCATGAACATTCTCCAGAACGGCAGAGCAGATGGCCTAAAAGCCAACGACGCCTTTTTCGGCGGAGAGCTCCAGGTCATTCGACCGACCATGCTTTTAGACAAGGCCACTGTCAAAAAAGCAGCCGCCCAGTGGGAACTGCCCGTATGGGAAAACACATGCCCCTCTAATGGTTCCACAAAAAGGGACGATATACATGAATGGTTGCGCCTTGCGTGGAAGGGGGACAAACGGATAAAACACAATGTGTTCAACGCGATAACCCGCCAACAGGTTGACTTGACAAGTAAAAAAGTCTAG
- the hisF gene encoding imidazole glycerol phosphate synthase subunit HisF — translation MLSKRIIPCLDVRNGKLTKGIKFKGNVDIGDPVETARKYYEDGADEIVFYDITASHEARGIFLDVVEKVASQIFIPFSVGGGINTVDDMRDVLLAGAEKVSVNSGAVKNPDIISEGAARFGAQCVVLGMDVKRVEVSEDIPSGFEVVIHGGRKYMGMDAIEWAKTGEALGAGEICLNSIDADGVKNGYDLELTRLVSESVTIPVIASGGAGSPQHMVDAVTEGRATAALIASIVHYGEYTIPEIKKYMKDAGVQIRSVW, via the coding sequence ATGCTCAGTAAGCGGATCATCCCCTGTCTCGACGTCCGCAACGGCAAGTTGACCAAGGGCATCAAATTCAAGGGCAATGTGGATATCGGCGATCCGGTCGAGACCGCCAGAAAATATTACGAGGATGGCGCCGACGAGATCGTCTTCTATGACATCACAGCCTCCCACGAGGCGCGCGGCATCTTTCTGGATGTGGTCGAAAAGGTTGCGTCCCAGATATTCATCCCCTTCTCCGTAGGCGGCGGCATCAACACCGTGGACGACATGCGAGACGTGCTCCTGGCTGGAGCCGAGAAGGTTTCCGTCAACTCCGGCGCGGTCAAGAACCCGGACATCATCAGCGAAGGCGCTGCCCGGTTCGGCGCCCAATGCGTGGTGCTCGGCATGGACGTGAAGCGCGTCGAGGTCTCCGAAGACATTCCCTCCGGATTCGAGGTAGTCATCCACGGCGGCCGGAAATACATGGGTATGGACGCCATCGAATGGGCGAAAACCGGCGAGGCGCTGGGCGCAGGCGAAATCTGCCTCAACTCCATCGACGCAGACGGGGTGAAAAACGGCTACGACCTCGAATTGACCAGACTGGTCTCCGAGTCCGTGACCATCCCGGTCATTGCCTCAGGCGGCGCAGGCTCTCCTCAGCACATGGTGGACGCGGTGACCGAAGGCCGCGCCACGGCCGCGCTGATCGCCTCCATCGTCCACTACGGCGAGTACACCATCCCGGAAATCAAGAAATACATGAAGGACGCCGGCGTCCAGATCCGCTCGGTCTGGTAG
- a CDS encoding J domain-containing protein has protein sequence MTLQECYRILKLPQGAQLGEVKTAFRKLAFKYHPDLNADPAAAEKFREINEAYVIAKGLLENGNGGAQSASAKEEPTASRAEGAKAYARQQRHAKPGKTGPRKQKSSARSRQQNFYYKEEEVLKTILNDPFAKKVFEDIYSQIRKEQPGYKGPLELKKRNLKLSWGKRTLGLDLSKGIGGGIKSWFKGQMDHEQTVYFPAMNLLPGRKVRITVEQKFSEGPKTIEVTLPPDFVVGRPIRLKGLGRKLGPFTGDLLLRIMAR, from the coding sequence ATGACCCTCCAGGAATGCTACCGGATACTCAAGCTCCCGCAAGGCGCGCAGCTTGGGGAAGTCAAGACGGCATTTCGCAAACTCGCCTTCAAGTATCATCCGGACCTGAACGCAGATCCCGCCGCGGCGGAGAAATTCCGCGAGATCAACGAAGCCTATGTCATTGCGAAGGGCTTGCTGGAAAACGGCAACGGGGGTGCGCAATCCGCTTCCGCCAAGGAAGAGCCCACTGCCAGCCGGGCCGAAGGCGCCAAGGCATACGCCCGCCAGCAACGACACGCCAAACCAGGCAAGACAGGCCCCCGCAAACAAAAGTCGTCGGCCCGCTCTCGACAACAGAATTTCTATTACAAGGAAGAGGAGGTCCTCAAGACCATCCTCAACGACCCGTTCGCCAAGAAGGTGTTCGAGGACATCTACAGCCAAATCCGCAAGGAGCAGCCGGGCTACAAAGGACCGTTGGAACTCAAGAAACGGAACCTCAAGCTCAGTTGGGGCAAGCGCACCCTGGGCCTGGACCTGTCCAAAGGCATCGGCGGAGGGATCAAATCCTGGTTCAAGGGGCAGATGGATCACGAACAGACCGTCTACTTCCCTGCCATGAATCTACTTCCAGGCCGCAAAGTGCGTATCACCGTGGAGCAGAAATTCAGCGAAGGGCCCAAGACAATCGAGGTCACCCTGCCCCCTGATTTCGTTGTCGGACGCCCCATCCGCCTCAAGGGGCTCGGACGCAAGCTCGGACCGTTCACCGGCGACCTGCTGCTCCGCATTATGGCCAGATAG
- a CDS encoding YkgJ family cysteine cluster protein, translating to MTVQAFECQMCGHCCHGEGGIVMTAKDRARLAEHLGITETELIERYTEQRGGKLHLVTKEDGYCFFFDEGCGVHPGRPDICRAWPYFRGNLVDEVSWEMIQEYCPGVNPEAGHAEFVRQGKQYLHDEDLLRYDPDTAPNALISDD from the coding sequence ATGACGGTGCAGGCGTTCGAATGCCAAATGTGCGGCCATTGCTGCCACGGGGAAGGCGGGATAGTCATGACTGCCAAGGACCGTGCCCGCCTGGCGGAACATCTCGGCATCACCGAGACGGAACTCATTGAGCGGTATACGGAACAACGCGGCGGAAAGCTCCACCTTGTCACCAAGGAAGACGGCTACTGCTTCTTCTTCGACGAAGGCTGCGGCGTCCATCCGGGCAGGCCGGACATCTGCCGTGCCTGGCCCTATTTCCGGGGAAACCTTGTGGACGAAGTAAGCTGGGAGATGATCCAGGAATACTGCCCGGGCGTGAACCCTGAGGCAGGACACGCCGAGTTCGTGCGCCAGGGCAAGCAATATTTGCACGATGAAGATCTTTTGCGCTATGATCCTGACACAGCGCCCAATGCCCTGATTTCAGACGACTAA
- a CDS encoding NfeD family protein, with the protein MGAWFNNLNGLDIFYLICALAGCIPLLARFALQFLGADFGDEAAMHADFESPDGGDAFDTDASLKFLSLHGLSSFFMMFGLVGYALYRQSEVGAALSLLGAAAAGLASFWVIGRLFKLMASMQHSGTINISQAVGSEGKVYTTIHPNKTGSVMVTFLGRLREYDAASADNSEIRTGTRIRVTEVSGNILVVTPIQ; encoded by the coding sequence ATGGGCGCATGGTTTAACAACCTCAATGGCTTGGACATATTCTACCTCATTTGCGCCCTGGCCGGGTGCATCCCCCTGCTTGCCAGATTCGCCCTGCAGTTTCTTGGTGCGGATTTCGGCGATGAAGCGGCGATGCATGCCGACTTCGAGTCCCCGGACGGCGGCGACGCATTCGACACGGACGCAAGCCTGAAATTCCTCTCCCTGCACGGTCTTTCCTCTTTTTTCATGATGTTCGGCCTGGTGGGGTATGCGCTCTACAGACAAAGCGAGGTGGGCGCAGCCCTCTCTCTTCTCGGTGCCGCAGCCGCAGGGCTCGCCTCATTCTGGGTCATCGGCAGGCTCTTCAAACTGATGGCTTCCATGCAGCACAGCGGGACCATCAACATCAGCCAGGCCGTGGGCAGTGAAGGTAAGGTCTATACCACCATCCATCCGAACAAAACCGGCAGCGTCATGGTTACCTTTCTCGGCAGGCTGCGTGAATACGACGCCGCATCGGCCGACAACAGCGAAATCCGTACCGGCACCCGGATACGGGTGACGGAAGTAAGCGGCAACATCCTTGTCGTAACCCCCATCCAATAA
- the hisH gene encoding imidazole glycerol phosphate synthase subunit HisH, which yields MLAIFDYKAGNQTSVHRALENLGIPNKITNDPEELNQAAGIIFPGVGAAGQAMEELHSHGLDEVIKHLIRDKKPVLGICVGCQILLDYSEENDTKALEVIPGECRLFNPSWTDYEGIPIRVPHMGWNQVNLHKECRLFKDIDPASDFYFVHSYYPAPGDQFVIGTTRYGIDFCSIHGREGLWAVQFHPEKSGRPGLKLLDNFYNYCLEVADAQ from the coding sequence ATGCTCGCCATATTCGACTACAAGGCCGGAAACCAGACGAGTGTTCACAGGGCACTCGAAAATCTGGGCATTCCCAACAAAATTACAAACGATCCAGAAGAACTGAACCAAGCCGCAGGCATCATCTTCCCTGGTGTCGGTGCTGCCGGCCAGGCGATGGAAGAATTGCATTCCCACGGCCTGGATGAAGTGATCAAGCATCTCATCCGCGACAAGAAGCCGGTGCTCGGCATCTGCGTGGGCTGCCAGATCCTGCTCGATTACAGCGAAGAAAACGACACCAAGGCCCTGGAAGTCATTCCTGGCGAATGCCGTTTGTTCAATCCCTCTTGGACCGATTACGAAGGGATTCCCATCCGTGTTCCCCATATGGGCTGGAACCAGGTAAACCTCCACAAGGAGTGCCGCCTGTTCAAGGATATCGATCCGGCCTCGGATTTCTACTTCGTGCACAGCTACTACCCGGCTCCCGGTGATCAGTTCGTCATCGGCACGACCCGCTACGGCATCGACTTCTGTTCCATCCACGGGCGCGAAGGCCTCTGGGCGGTGCAGTTCCATCCCGAAAAATCGGGACGCCCCGGCCTCAAGCTGCTGGACAACTTCTACAACTACTGTCTGGAGGTGGCCGATGCTCAGTAA
- a CDS encoding DUF4340 domain-containing protein, which translates to MKKIALFLTLVSLAAIAAAGWWYNNLTREEFDTTRWLSDSFENVQSIRVRAGKNDFTLEASADGWQARIPGASGAIVARAIPKKVLGYLVRLSELEPHRSIGGFDRGGPEEYGLDDPDLRIDVTFSKAGTVPLSVKMTSDGGGTIFGWNSRSPGLVYEFGSKVVEELGQTVDSFLDTWVLKFDEENVAKIQLVQPFGSSWLVEKRKEGYYFALPGYLKDKPASDSALKLYVHSLALLRADHLLMDQMETENRIPALTIRIWTGKDKEPSSVEFFTIADAPEVYLGKSSWLTVPFTLDAQSVGLLVKSAFDVQGRTVIKLDLGTVARLIVAHGENHYAVERGDTGWRLMDRKKDLPGIDMFLWRFTELQFEALPLNNLPDTAVKLMYCKLQDRDGETLKELTFYADPKLPQGQCWMKNGGGMYYPVSSRLLKDLQGMFPSGKTGADS; encoded by the coding sequence TTGAAAAAAATAGCTCTGTTCTTGACCCTCGTCTCGCTGGCCGCCATTGCCGCGGCGGGATGGTGGTACAACAACCTGACCCGAGAGGAATTCGACACGACGAGATGGTTATCGGATTCCTTCGAAAACGTGCAGTCAATTCGTGTGCGGGCAGGCAAAAACGATTTCACCCTTGAGGCTTCCGCCGATGGCTGGCAGGCTCGGATTCCGGGGGCGTCGGGGGCCATCGTCGCAAGGGCCATCCCCAAGAAGGTCCTGGGCTACCTGGTCAGGCTCTCCGAACTGGAGCCCCATCGCTCTATCGGCGGTTTCGACAGGGGCGGTCCGGAAGAATACGGCCTGGACGATCCTGACCTTCGCATCGACGTTACCTTTTCAAAGGCCGGGACAGTCCCGCTGTCTGTCAAGATGACTTCGGACGGTGGCGGTACCATCTTTGGTTGGAACTCGAGAAGCCCCGGGCTTGTTTACGAGTTCGGGAGTAAGGTCGTTGAGGAATTGGGCCAGACCGTCGACTCTTTTCTGGATACCTGGGTACTGAAGTTCGACGAGGAGAACGTAGCCAAGATCCAGCTGGTTCAACCTTTTGGTTCCAGTTGGTTGGTGGAAAAGCGCAAGGAAGGGTACTACTTCGCGTTGCCTGGCTATCTCAAGGACAAGCCCGCCTCGGATTCGGCGTTGAAGCTCTACGTTCATTCCCTCGCCCTGCTCAGGGCCGATCATTTGCTTATGGATCAGATGGAGACCGAAAATCGGATTCCCGCCCTGACCATTCGCATCTGGACAGGGAAGGACAAGGAGCCGTCCTCGGTGGAGTTCTTCACCATCGCCGATGCGCCTGAGGTCTATCTGGGCAAGTCGTCGTGGTTGACCGTTCCCTTCACACTGGACGCCCAGAGCGTGGGACTGCTGGTGAAGAGTGCCTTCGACGTGCAGGGAAGGACCGTGATCAAGCTTGATCTTGGAACCGTGGCTCGTCTGATAGTCGCGCACGGGGAAAACCATTATGCCGTGGAGCGGGGAGACACCGGCTGGCGACTGATGGACAGGAAAAAAGACCTGCCGGGCATTGACATGTTCCTGTGGCGATTTACTGAATTACAGTTTGAGGCTTTGCCTCTGAACAACCTTCCGGATACCGCCGTGAAGCTCATGTACTGCAAGTTGCAGGACAGGGACGGCGAGACACTGAAGGAACTGACGTTTTATGCCGACCCCAAGCTGCCTCAGGGGCAGTGTTGGATGAAGAACGGCGGCGGGATGTATTATCCCGTTTCAAGCAGGCTGCTCAAGGATCTGCAGGGCATGTTCCCCTCCGGCAAGACCGGGGCGGATTCCTAG
- the dnaJ gene encoding molecular chaperone DnaJ, with product MSKRDYYDVLGVSREASQDEIKSAYRKLAFKFHPDRNQDDPDAESKFKEAAEAYEILGNAEKRQTYDRFGHEGVNGNGFSGFSSNEDIFGAFSDIFGEVFGFAGAGRGGANRPRPGADLRYNLEISFREAAKGTEVDIQIPVEQVCDACDGSGAAPGSNPETCPHCGGSGTMQQAQGFFRIQVTCPHCRGAGKLISDPCDTCMGRGTVIRDKDLKVRIPAGVDNNSRLRLRGEGESGFNGGPPGDLYVVIRVEPDKVFERQGQNLIISREISFVEAALGHRLEVPSLDDPVNLDIPKGTQSGEIFRLRGLGLPHLGSAHSGDLLVEVRVKTPTHLNSKQEELLREFAEIESKKLSTKAKGFFKKAKDKVMGE from the coding sequence ATGTCCAAGCGTGATTATTACGACGTTCTTGGCGTCTCCCGCGAGGCGTCCCAGGACGAGATCAAATCGGCATACCGCAAGCTCGCCTTCAAGTTTCATCCGGACCGGAATCAGGATGATCCCGATGCCGAGTCCAAGTTCAAGGAGGCCGCCGAGGCCTACGAGATCCTCGGCAACGCCGAGAAGCGGCAGACCTATGACCGGTTCGGCCATGAGGGCGTAAATGGCAACGGGTTCTCGGGCTTCTCCAGCAATGAGGACATCTTCGGTGCCTTCAGCGATATTTTCGGTGAGGTCTTCGGCTTCGCCGGAGCCGGGCGTGGCGGTGCGAATCGTCCCCGTCCCGGGGCTGATCTGCGCTACAACCTGGAAATTTCCTTCCGTGAGGCCGCCAAGGGCACGGAAGTGGACATCCAGATTCCGGTAGAACAGGTCTGTGATGCCTGTGACGGATCGGGTGCCGCTCCTGGAAGCAATCCCGAGACCTGCCCTCATTGTGGCGGCTCGGGCACTATGCAGCAGGCGCAGGGCTTTTTCCGCATCCAGGTCACCTGCCCCCATTGCCGGGGCGCCGGGAAGCTCATCAGCGACCCGTGCGACACCTGCATGGGCCGGGGCACGGTCATCAGGGACAAGGACCTCAAGGTCCGCATCCCCGCGGGCGTGGACAACAACTCCCGCCTCCGTCTCCGCGGCGAGGGCGAGAGTGGCTTTAACGGCGGTCCTCCCGGCGATTTGTACGTGGTCATCCGGGTGGAGCCCGACAAGGTCTTCGAGCGACAGGGCCAGAATCTGATCATCAGCCGTGAGATATCCTTCGTGGAAGCCGCTCTGGGGCATCGTCTGGAGGTTCCGAGTCTGGACGATCCGGTCAACCTCGACATCCCAAAGGGAACCCAGTCCGGTGAGATTTTCCGCCTGCGCGGCTTGGGCCTTCCGCACTTGGGCAGCGCCCATAGCGGCGACTTGCTGGTGGAGGTTCGGGTCAAGACGCCCACGCATCTCAACTCCAAGCAGGAAGAGCTCCTGCGCGAGTTTGCCGAGATAGAATCCAAGAAATTGAGCACCAAGGCCAAGGGCTTCTTCAAGAAGGCCAAAGACAAGGTCATGGGAGAGTAA
- the rpoZ gene encoding DNA-directed RNA polymerase subunit omega, with protein sequence MARITVEDCLAKVSNRFLITQMGIKRVKQYREGYDPLVESKNKEVVSALREIAAGKILPEELVDGADADVNSGDVDE encoded by the coding sequence ATGGCACGCATTACCGTTGAAGATTGTCTGGCAAAGGTCAGCAACCGTTTTCTCATCACGCAGATGGGTATCAAACGCGTCAAGCAGTACCGCGAAGGTTACGACCCCCTGGTCGAGTCCAAAAACAAGGAAGTGGTCAGCGCTCTGCGGGAAATTGCCGCAGGCAAGATCCTGCCTGAGGAACTCGTGGATGGTGCCGACGCCGACGTGAATTCCGGAGACGTTGACGAGTAG
- the moaC gene encoding cyclic pyranopterin monophosphate synthase MoaC, giving the protein MSDGFSHMDDDGNARMVDVSAKNDTARTAIVRCVIRLAPETLRLLMENALPKGDVLTTAKIAGIQAAKRTADMIPMCHPLPISYVDVRFTVDEGESTISLECEVRTTYKTGVEMEALVGAQIAAATIYDMCKAVQKDIVIDNCRLAFKSGGKSGTFQAE; this is encoded by the coding sequence ATGTCCGACGGCTTTTCGCATATGGATGATGACGGCAACGCCCGCATGGTGGACGTCTCCGCCAAGAACGACACCGCGCGCACGGCGATTGTCCGTTGCGTGATCCGGCTCGCACCGGAGACCCTGCGTCTGCTCATGGAGAACGCGTTGCCCAAGGGTGACGTGCTGACCACGGCCAAGATTGCTGGTATTCAGGCTGCCAAGCGGACTGCGGACATGATCCCCATGTGTCATCCGCTGCCCATCAGCTACGTGGACGTTCGCTTCACCGTGGACGAAGGGGAGTCCACCATCTCCCTGGAGTGTGAGGTACGCACTACCTACAAGACCGGCGTGGAGATGGAGGCCCTGGTGGGTGCGCAGATCGCTGCGGCCACCATCTATGACATGTGCAAGGCGGTCCAGAAGGACATCGTCATCGACAACTGCCGTCTGGCTTTCAAGTCCGGCGGCAAGAGCGGGACATTCCAGGCTGAGTAG
- a CDS encoding CoA-binding protein — MLYNDKELAALLAEVKTVAVIGAVDKPGRPVHDVGRAMIDMGLKIIPVHPVRQNVWGLTTYKSVTDIPEQVDLVDVFRNAQFCPDHAREVLEMASPPKCFWMQSGIISPEAREILKDSGITVIEDRCLKVELRRLGVAR, encoded by the coding sequence ATGCTGTACAATGACAAAGAGCTAGCCGCCCTGCTCGCCGAGGTCAAGACCGTGGCCGTGATCGGCGCGGTGGACAAGCCGGGGCGTCCGGTGCACGACGTGGGACGTGCCATGATCGACATGGGCCTGAAAATCATCCCGGTCCATCCGGTGCGCCAGAATGTCTGGGGCCTGACCACCTACAAGTCGGTCACGGATATCCCCGAGCAGGTCGACCTGGTGGACGTCTTCCGCAATGCGCAGTTCTGCCCGGACCATGCCCGCGAAGTGCTGGAAATGGCATCTCCCCCGAAATGTTTCTGGATGCAGTCCGGCATCATTAGCCCCGAGGCTCGCGAAATTCTCAAGGACAGCGGCATCACGGTCATCGAGGACCGCTGCCTCAAAGTCGAACTCAGGCGGCTGGGGGTGGCGCGATGA
- a CDS encoding flotillin family protein, translated as MDYEISSFGLWALPVIAFVILIFATAVFLASRYKRCPSDMILVIFGKVGQGQSARCIHGGGAIIWPLIQDFSYMSLTPMTIAIPLQNALSFQNIRINVPSTFTVGISTEPGIMQNAAERLLNQSKQEIEEMAMEIIFGQLRLTVASLTIEQINQDRESFLESVRENVSPELNKIGLYLINVNITDITDESGYIESIGKKAASEAINQAKVDVAEQDKIGAIGEASANKEKEIRVAENVAQSEKGQKQAEADKRVFVQQQESQASIGEADANREMEIKVAENLAEAVKGKKKAEANQRIFVQQQESEAVTGENKSKAEIAQAEAELHIKQAEAKQQGEVARRKAEAEIQKAQYLAEVERLKAEEVAVQEVEKKKIEIAAEAEAEKIRREAKGKADATLMQYEAEAKGIRQMLEGKAEGYRLLVESTGGDAKAAATMLLLEKLENIVQTQIEAVKNLKIDKVTVWDSGNGDGSSSTANFFSNMVKSLPPLQDITKMAGLELPEYLGKMQDEPESPKKETESKAE; from the coding sequence ATGGACTACGAAATTTCCTCATTCGGCCTCTGGGCGCTGCCCGTCATTGCCTTTGTCATACTTATCTTTGCCACGGCGGTTTTCCTGGCATCCCGGTACAAACGCTGTCCGTCCGATATGATCCTGGTCATCTTCGGAAAGGTGGGGCAAGGACAATCGGCCCGCTGCATCCATGGTGGAGGCGCCATCATCTGGCCCCTGATCCAGGATTTCAGCTACATGAGCCTGACGCCCATGACCATTGCCATTCCGCTGCAAAACGCTCTCTCCTTTCAGAACATCCGCATCAACGTGCCCAGCACCTTCACCGTGGGCATCAGCACTGAGCCAGGGATCATGCAAAACGCGGCGGAACGGCTGCTCAACCAGAGCAAGCAGGAGATCGAGGAAATGGCCATGGAGATCATCTTCGGCCAGCTCCGCCTGACCGTCGCCTCCCTGACCATCGAACAGATCAACCAGGATCGAGAGAGCTTCCTTGAGTCCGTTCGCGAAAACGTTTCCCCAGAACTGAATAAAATCGGCCTTTACCTGATCAACGTGAATATTACAGACATCACGGATGAGTCGGGATACATCGAATCCATCGGCAAGAAGGCTGCGTCCGAGGCCATTAACCAGGCCAAGGTCGACGTGGCCGAGCAGGACAAGATCGGCGCCATCGGCGAGGCCAGCGCAAACAAGGAAAAAGAAATCCGCGTTGCCGAAAATGTGGCCCAATCTGAAAAAGGCCAAAAGCAGGCCGAGGCCGACAAACGCGTTTTCGTCCAGCAACAGGAATCCCAGGCATCCATCGGTGAAGCCGACGCCAACCGCGAGATGGAAATCAAAGTCGCTGAAAACCTGGCCGAGGCGGTCAAGGGTAAGAAGAAAGCCGAAGCAAACCAACGTATCTTTGTCCAGCAACAGGAATCCGAGGCCGTCACCGGCGAAAACAAGTCCAAGGCCGAGATAGCCCAAGCCGAAGCCGAACTGCACATCAAGCAGGCCGAAGCAAAGCAACAGGGTGAAGTCGCCCGGAGAAAGGCCGAGGCCGAAATCCAGAAGGCGCAATATCTGGCCGAGGTCGAGCGACTGAAGGCGGAAGAAGTGGCTGTCCAGGAAGTTGAGAAGAAAAAGATCGAGATCGCAGCCGAAGCCGAGGCCGAAAAAATTCGTCGCGAAGCTAAGGGTAAAGCCGACGCAACCCTCATGCAGTACGAGGCCGAAGCCAAGGGTATCCGGCAGATGCTGGAAGGCAAGGCCGAAGGTTACCGCCTGCTCGTCGAGAGCACCGGCGGCGACGCCAAGGCTGCCGCCACCATGCTCCTGCTGGAAAAGCTTGAGAACATCGTCCAGACCCAGATAGAGGCCGTCAAGAACCTCAAGATCGACAAGGTCACCGTCTGGGACAGCGGTAACGGGGACGGCTCCAGCTCCACTGCCAATTTCTTCTCAAATATGGTCAAGAGCCTGCCGCCACTCCAGGACATCACCAAAATGGCCGGACTGGAGCTCCCGGAGTACCTCGGCAAGATGCAGGACGAACCGGAATCACCGAAAAAAGAAACCGAGTCCAAGGCCGAATAA